A region from the Schistocerca serialis cubense isolate TAMUIC-IGC-003099 chromosome 1, iqSchSeri2.2, whole genome shotgun sequence genome encodes:
- the LOC126484153 gene encoding pre-mRNA-splicing factor RBM22-like — protein sequence MATSKTSNTYNRQNWEDADFPILCQTCLGDNPYIRMTKERYGKECKICSRPFTVFRWCPGARMRFKKTEVCQTCSRLKNVCQTCLLDLEYGLPIQVRDAALRIKDDLPRSDVNKEYYIQNMDKELGKIDATTPAGAVGKSQAASDLLMKLARTSPYYKRNRPHICSFWVKGECKRGEECPYRHEKPTDPDDPLADQNIKDRYYGINDPVAEKLMRRASAMPKLEPPEDKTITTLYIGNLGDKLTEKELWDHFYQYGEIRSITLVPRQQCAFVQFTLRSAAEAAAERTFNKLILGGRRLTIKWGRSQGRQGANGGREGAEGSEGLEPVPGLPGTLPMPPVELRDNFFNLGASDDTVLPTTVATVPAVQATTPMPPPPNPATVLLAAPPPVPRPPPGVRPPGPPPFFFPPHVRALPPRPPGPPVSAATAVRAPVVSAAFGLAAAAAAAAQAPLFPPGTAPALPQLPPNPAPLVPPGTLPGPPLKTPVIHYPSQDPARLGAAQGLSKSKTWPGDD from the exons ACAAAGGAACGATATGGCAAAGAATGCAAGATATGTTCACGCCCATTTACAGTTTTTCGCTGGTGCCCTGGAGCACGCATGCGTTTTAAAAAAACTGAGGTGTGCCAGACATGCAGTCGGCTGAAGAACGTCTGCCAAACGTGCCTGCTTGATCTAGAATATGGACTACCAATTCAAGTTCGGGATGCAGCCCTGCGTATTAAGGATGACCTCCCTCGATCAGATGTCAATAAAGAATATTATATTCAAAATATGGATAAGGAG TTAGGAAAGATTGATGCAACAACTCCAGCTGGTGCTGTGGGAAAGTCACAAGCAGCCAGTGATCTGCTTATGAAATTGGCTCGAACAAGCCCTTACTATAAGCGGAATAGGCCACATATATGCTCGTTCTGGGTGAAAGGAGAATGCAAGCGTGGTGAGGAGTGTCCATATCGTCATGAGAAACCTACTGACCCTGATGATCCACTTGCTGATCAGAATATTAAGGACAG GTACTATGGAATTAATGACCCAGTTGCAGAAAAACTTATGCGTAGAGCCTCCGCAATGCCTAAGCTAGAACCACCAGAAGATAAGACTATTACAACTTTGTACATTGGCAACCTGGGAGATAAGCTCACAGAGAAAGAATTGTG GGACCACTTTTACCAATATGGAGAGATCCGTTCTATTACACTGGTTCCTCGACAGCAGTGTGCATTTGTTCAGTTTACTTTACGCTCGGCTGCCGAAGCTGCAGCAGAACGGACATTCAACAAGTTAATCCTAGGAGGACGTCGCCTGACTATCAAATGGGGAAGATCACAAGGCCGCCAAGGAGCTAATGGTGGACGAGAAGGTGCTGAAGGTTCTGAGGGGCTCGAACCTGTACCTGGTTTGCCTGGAACACTGCCAATGCCCCCAGTTGAACTTCGAGACAATTTCTTTAATTTAGGGGCTAGCGATGATACAGTGCTTCCCACTACAGTTGCAACTGTGCCTGCTGTACAAGCCACAACTCCTATGCCTCCACCACCCAACCCAGCTACTGTACTTTTGGCTGCACCACCACCTGTACCTCGGCCTCCACCAGGAGTACGTCCTCCTGGTCCACCGCCATTCTTCTTTCCTCCTCATGTTCGAGCCCTTCCACCTCGTCCACCGGGACCACCAGTATCGGCTGCCACAGCTGTCCGTGCACCTGTTGTCTCTGCAGCATTCGGCcttgcagcagcagctgctgctgcagcaCAGGCACCTCTGTTTCCACCTGGTACTGCTCCAGCACTCCCTCAGCTCCCACCAAATCCTGCACCTCTAGTACCTCCAGGTACGCTACCAGGCCCACCACTCAAAACACCTGTGATACATTATCCTTCGCAAGATCCTGCCCGGTTGGGAGCTGCTCAGGGCCTTTCCAAAAGTAAAACTTGGCCTGGAGATGATTAA